Proteins encoded by one window of Astatotilapia calliptera chromosome 13, fAstCal1.2, whole genome shotgun sequence:
- the LOC113034776 gene encoding uncharacterized protein LOC113034776, producing the protein METSAGFWLLAVLLLVGFTQAQTVEKYFRVGETLQLSPQPVSERIYSVVWKYGKYLLAEWVKDQIPLTYYSRFNGRTTVNTGTGVLEIRNMTAADTRLYSVEINNRVQSQVYKTVAIEAVPEPELEVKPLVCSSTSERCKLVCEGDVSKAGPVEYFWKKDDGEWEKSGKNTVEIINDEETQRVETFSCRIKNLFSEKESNAFSNVFYRIKPANSDDLHCGLWVTTLGAVMRSLAILALFVVVVYFRCQKLQTGCKCRKSDDDAV; encoded by the coding sequence ATGGAGACATCGGCTGGTTTCTGGCTCCTCGCAGTGCTGCTGTTAGTCGGCTTCACTCAGGCCCAGACTGTGGAGAAGTACTTCAGGGTTGGTGAAACACTCCAGCTCAGCCCTCAGCCGGTCTCTGAACGGATCTACAGCGTCGTGTGGAAATACGGTAAATACCTGCTGGCTGAGTGGGTGAAAGACCAGATTCCTCTGACATATTACAGCAGGTTTAATGGCCGAACCACTGTGAACACTGGCACAGGAGTGTTGGAGATCAGGAACATGACTGCAGCGGACACTAGACTGTATTCAGTGGAGATTAACAACCGGGTCCAGAGTCAGGTTTACAAGACAGTGGCGATCGAAGCAGTGCCCGAGCCTGAGTTGGAAGTGAAGCCGCTGGTATGTAGCTCAACCTCTGAGAGATGTAAACTGGTGTGTGAGGGAGACGTTAGCAAAGCTGGGCCTGTCGAGTACTTCTGGAAGAAGGATGATGGAGAATGGGAAAAGTCTGGAAAGAACACCGTGGAGATCATCAATGATGAGGAAACACAGCGTGTGGAAACTTTCTCCTGCAGAATAAAGAACCTGTTTAGTGAGAAAGAGAGCAACGCCTTCTCCAACGTGTTCTACCGAATAAAACCAGCAAACAGTGACGATCTGCACTGTGGACTCTGGGTTACAACTTTAGGTGCTGTGATGAGATCTCTGGCGATCCTCGCACTCTTTGTGGTGGTTGTCTACTTTCGGTGTCAGAAACTACAGACTGGCTGTAAATGCAGAAaaagtgatgatgatgctgtTTAA